In Naumovozyma castellii chromosome 1, complete genome, one DNA window encodes the following:
- the ECT1 gene encoding ethanolamine-phosphate cytidylyltransferase (ancestral locus Anc_4.145) has translation MSIILTVRRIDIEETLNTTPSVLPQIKMTAQLNEDRIWIDGCFDFVHHGHACAMLQARRTSNNKENSMLFCGVHNDAAIEYNKGTLPVMNAPERYAHARSIRWCSAVVEDAPYVTAPEWMDRFGCQYVIHGDDVTLDANGEDCYTIMRKMNRFKMVKRTYGVSTTDIIHRILTHNTLPSTDKDYFPTLDELEFCSKGVDGFSNHCYVFQDDLNNMLVRGGYDWDSTNSVLILGDFDLFHMGHIDQLKKIRNVLEPRRQIIIGVTSNESKEIIMTIKERVLSLLSCSFVDGVIIHPSKDTIENSSHDEKSKFSKVYNIDSPELVDGTVFSGYLTSRTIIARIETQRDMYVERNKRKGMPI, from the coding sequence ATGTCAATAATATTGACTGTTCGTCGTAtagatattgaagaaaccTTGAATACCACGCCATCTGTTCTACCCCAAATTAAAATGACAGCCCAATTGAACGAAGATAGGATATGGATCGATGGTTGTTTTGATTTCGTCCACCATGGTCATGCCTGTGCGATGTTACAAGCTCGTCGAACTTCGAACAATAAAGAGAACAGTATGCTGTTTTGTGGCGTGCATAATGATGCTGCTATCGAATATAACAAAGGTACGTTACCAGTGATGAATGCCCCCGAAAGATATGCTCATGCAAGAAGTATAAGATGGTGTAGCGCTGTCGTGGAAGATGCGCCATATGTGACAGCTCCGGAGTGGATGGACCGATTTGGTTGTCAATATGTTATACATGGTGATGATGTTACCTTAGACGCCAATGGAGAAGATTGTTATACGATCATGAGGAAAATGAATAGATTTAAGATGGTAAAGCGAACATATGGGGTCAGCACTACAGATATTATTCATAGAATCTTAACTCACAATACCCTGCCCTCCACGGATAAAGATTATTTCCCAACacttgatgaattagaatttTGCAGTAAAGGGGTTGACGGTTTTTCGAATCATTGCTATGTCTTTCAAGATGACCTTAATAATATGCTTGTTCGTGGTGGATATGATTGGGATAGTACAAATTCTGTGCTGATACTTGgtgattttgatttattcCATATGGGTCACAttgatcaattgaagaaaataaggaaCGTTCTCGAACCTAGAAggcaaataataattggaGTCACCTCCAATGAATCAaaggaaataataatgaccATTAAGGAGAGAGTTCTTAGTCTTTTGAGTTGTTCGTTTGTTGACGGTGTCATCATCCACCCTAGTAAGGACACAATTGAGAATAGTTCACATGAtgaaaaatccaaattctCGAAGGTTTACAACATTGATTCACCTGAGCTGGTTGATGGAACTGTTTTTAGTGGTTACTTAACTAGTAGAACTATTATTGCTAGGATTGAGACGCAGCGTGATATGTACGTagaaagaaacaagagGAAAGGTATGCCGATATAA
- the PEX31 gene encoding peroxisome biogenesis protein (ancestral locus Anc_4.140) — translation MDSKINAELNMTDTQKEAPKTMRSALKKSAKQKGKVTNISSFPDELDSPPVISSPLLKSTPPTVSKALINLYPYLIVADTFLSYLTWSNDNFEHNLLFILGYMIAVTNFQLIIKYFSHLIIIGIIWLYSLIDKNVDDTVDSHPSLDDIIHIMTRVSKKCKIILVPIDALSSQDIKRFLFTTIFLSPVYVIITMFILTPSKLVLISGVFVLTFHSPWCRSARNYLWGVKLFRIFMFYVTGLDLCGLQKHRGTVAKVNREMRTNSKSGRRNSVLSNPLRGSDEKTPKKVKFTFVLFENQRRWLGIGWTSTMLSYERASWTDEFLNQVPDPQHFTLPQEHTGEFEWRWIDKSWKLDMTNDGAIQLPSSVPRRVTNPDPNTGFIYYDNTWKHPSTDDVFSRYTRRRRWVRNAELINLTIPSDDEREEDIPSGVSGSPTNGMNLTLQEIDSQSTGNGPLRDRKVSFSEVNNVRIIPSDDEKLSGTIYEDSQEDTFKQLDSSEDPNNDRGDEDDLSLAE, via the coding sequence ATGGATAGCAAGATTAATGCTGAATTGAACATGACTGACACCCAGAAGGAAGCTCCAAAAACGATGAGAAGtgcattgaagaaatctgCCAAGCAAAAAGGTAAAGTGACGAATATCAGTTCATTCCCAGACGAACTGGATTCACCACCTGTTATTTCCTctccattattgaaatcaACTCCTCCAACAGTATCCAAGGCTTTGATAAACTTGTATCCATATTTGATAGTTGCTGATACATTCTTAAGTTATCTAACATGGTCTAACGACAATTTTGAACATAATTTGCTTTTCATTCTGGGATACATGATTGCAGTCACCAATTTCCAACTaattataaaatattttagtCACttgattattattggaataatatggctatattctttaattgataaAAATGTTGATGACACAGTTGATTCACATCCAAGTTTGGATGATATCATACACATAATGACGAGGGTATCGAAGAAATgtaaaataattttggtGCCAATTGATGCCTTGAGTTCTCAAGATATAAAAAGGTTTTTATTCACgacaatttttctttcccCGGTCTATGTCATCATAACTATGTTTATTTTAACTCCAAGTAAGTTGGTTTTAATAAGTGGAGTGTTTGTACTTACTTTCCATTCACCTTGGTGTAGAAGTGCAAGAAACTATCTTTGGGGTGTTAAGTTATTCCGAATCTTTATGTTTTATGTCACAGGTTTGGATTTATGTGGTTTACAAAAGCATAGAGGGACAGTTGCAAAAGTTAATAGAGAGATGAGAACAAACTCTAAATCTGGTCGAAGAAATTCAgttctttcaaatccttTGCGTGGAAGTGATGAGAAGACGCCGAAGAAGGTCAAATTTACATTTGTTCTGTTTGAAAATCAGAGAAGGTGGTTAGGTATAGGATGGACTTCAACTATGTTAAGTTATGAAAGAGCATCATGGACTGATGAATTCTTAAATCAAGTTCCAGACCCCCAACATTTCACGCTACCGCAGGAACATACGGGGGAATTTGAGTGGAGATGGATTGATAAATCATGGAAGTTAGATATGACGAATGATGGAGCTATACAATTACCAAGTTCTGTCCCAAGAAGGGTGACGAATCCAGATCCTAATACGGGTTTTATCTACTACGATAACACGTGGAAGCACCCATCAACAGACGATGTATTTTCAAGATatacaagaagaagaaggtggGTTAGAAATGCCgaattgattaatttaACAATTCCTTCCGATGATGAGAGAGAGGAAGATATACCGTCTGGTGTTAGTGGTTCTCCTACAAATGGAATGAATTTGACTCTTCAAGAGATAGACTCTCAATCCACTGGCAATGGTCCTCTCAGAGATAGAAAGGTTTCGTTTAGTGAGGTCAATAACGTTCGCATTATACCGTCAGATGATGAGAAGCTATCTGGTACCATATATGAAGACAGTCAAGAAGATACATTTAAACAACTGGATTCGTCTGAGGACCCCAATAATGATAGGGGAGATGAGGATGACCTTAGTTTAGCAGAGTGA
- the EFM5 gene encoding protein-lysine N-methyltransferase (ancestral locus Anc_4.127): protein MSDFNELALSADTLAALQEFRQEEEEHQKKFAQLYSQADEDMKMKKEQGMNLFKEDWQLSQFWYSDKTADLLADALLEGADENTVIAVVSAPSVYAAIQKKSEKDIPTKHIYLFEFDTRFELLAGKDHFFFYDYNKPLEFDSSIKGKVDRLLIDPPFLNEDCQTKSSITARALLAPSDGSKTESGVLKHRLMSCTGERMSKIIANVYPETKITDFYPEHGNGLMNEFRCYADFECKQWKFQKEEN, encoded by the exons ATGTCCGACTTCAATGAATT AGCTCTTTCTGCAGATACTTTAGCCGCCCTACAAGAATTTagacaagaagaagaagaacacCAAAAGAAATTCGCCCAGTTATATAGCCAAGCAGATGAAGAcatgaaaatgaagaaagaacaaGGTATGAACCTATTCAAGGAAGACTGGCAGCTATCTCAATTTTGGTATAGTGATAAGACAGCTGACTTACTTGCGGATGCCTTATTAGAAGGTGCAGATGAGAATACAGTCATTGCTGTGGTTAGTGCGCCATCTGTGTATGCCGCAATCCAAAAGAAGTCTGAGAAAGATATTCCAACAAAACACATATATTTATTCGAATTCGATACAAGGTTTGAACTGTTAGCTGGGAAAGAccattttttcttctatGATTATAACAAACCTTTGGAATTTGATTCCTCTATTAAGGGTAAAGTGGACAGACTTCTTATTGATCCACCATTCCTAAATGAAGATTGCCAAACAAAAT CATCTATTACAGCTAGAGCTTTACTTGCGCCAAGTGATGGTTCCAAGACAGAATCTGGAGTCTTGAAGCATCGTTTAATGTCCTGTACTGGTGAAAGAATGTCCAAGATAATTGCCAATGTGTATCCTGAAACTAAAATTACCGATTTCTACCCAGAACATGGTAATGGGttaatgaatgaatttaGGTGTTATGCTGATTTCGAATGTAAACAATGGAAGTTccaaaaggaagaaaattaa
- the RPL38 gene encoding 60S ribosomal protein eL38 (ancestral locus Anc_4.141) — MAREITDIKQFLELTRRADVKTATVKINKKLNKAGKPFRQTKFKVRGSKTLYTLVINDAGKAKKLVQSLPPTLKVNKL, encoded by the coding sequence ATGGCTAGAGAAATTACTGATATTAAGcaatttttggaattgacCAGAAGAGCTGACGTTAAGACCGCCACCGTCAAGATCAACAAGAAGTTGAACAAGGCCGGTAAGCCATTCAGACAAACCAAGTTCAAGGTCAGAGGTTCTAAGACTTTATACACTTTGGTCATCAACGATGCCGGTAAGGCTAAGAAGTTGGTTCAATCTTTGCCACCAACTTTGAAGGTCAACAAGTTATAA
- the PRP18 gene encoding mRNA splicing protein PRP18 (ancestral locus Anc_4.143) yields MDFDIGSILKKEIAKKQDELRKKTDTQKSSGPDSTSVPKVEEDKPKIDIAKHKLDNSVNEDDLSLKRKKTQELESRSLRIEEIISTESKISYTINSNTIGVTKESKKLSIQCNLYIHDILSRWDSSKERYHPELLIETKKSLFFLLVQLRKNTLAPDLLISLATVLYHMQQAVQNLTEINLAIQSYMKLSIGNVAWPIGVTQIGIHERSAHSRIQGGSQRANVMIDEPTRLWITSVKRLISFQEWWIKYGSENNK; encoded by the coding sequence ATGGATTTTGATATAGGAAGTATCTTAAAAAAAGAGATTGCTAAGAAGCAAGACGAGTTACGCAAGAAAACCGACACACAAAAGTCATCGGGTCCAGATTCTACTTCTGTTCCCAAGGTTGAAGAGGATAAACCAAAAATTGACATAGCGAAACATAAGCTAGATAATTCAGTTAATGAAGACGATCTATCCTTAAAACGAAAGAAGACACAGGAGCTAGAGTCAAGATCTTTAcgaattgaagaaattatctCGACGGAATCTAAAATCTCATATACAATAAACTCCAATACAATAGGTGTTACCAAGGAATCCAAAAAGCTTTCAATACAATGTAATCTATACATTCATGATATACTTTCAAGATGGGACTCTAGCAAAGAACGATACCACCCAGAATTGCTCATAGAAACGAAGAAAAGTTTGTTTTTCTTATTAGTGCAACTACGAAAGAATACTCTAGCACctgatttattgatttcCTTAGCCACTGTCCTGTATCATATGCAGCAAGCTGTTCAAAATCTCACTGAGATTAACTTAGCAATCCAATCGTATATGAAATTAAGTATTGGGAATGTGGCATGGCCCATCGGGGTCACTCAAATTGGTATTCATGAAAGAAGCGCCCATTCAAGGATACAGGGTGGTTCACAGCGGGCGAACGTAATGATTGATGAACCCACTAGGTTATGGATAACAAGTGTTAAACGATTAATTAGTTTCCAGGAATGGTGGATTAAGTATGGCtctgaaaataataaataa
- the TFG2 gene encoding transcription factor IIF subunit TFG2 (ancestral locus Anc_4.142), giving the protein MSQPTNATPNLAANTGNNGPVPNSAASNNNDSGDEYLSQEEEVFDGNDIENNETKVYEESLDLDLSRSNRQIWLVRLPMFLAETWRDRNNLHGQELGKIRINKDGSKIKLMLNENDNDTIPHEYDLELTKKIVENEYIFTEQNLKKYQQREKELAADPEKQKQAFLRKQEREEELKKKQQQMKRKNNRRRFNHRVMTDRDGRDRYIPYVKTIPKKTAIVGTVCHECQVMPSMNDPNYNKIVEQRRNIVKSNNKERITTLEETVGVTMRHAGMSMKSDTSNFLKVGREKTKSNIKSIRMPKKEILDYLFKLFDEYDYWSLKGLKERTRQPEAHLKECLDKVAILVKKGPYAFKYTLKPEYKKLKEEERKATLGELADDQGNAISGRDQLLQRQQQEDDAEEEAEDEIEMEDVV; this is encoded by the coding sequence ATGTCACAACCTACCAACGCTACCCCAAATCTTGCTGCCAACACGGGAAACAATGGTCCTGTGCCTAACAGTGCAGCATCCAATAATAACGATTCCGGAgatgaatatttatcaCAGGAGGAAGAGGTTTTTGATGGtaatgatattgaaaacaatgaGACAAAAGTTTACGAAGAATCACTTGACTTAGATCTGTCGCGTAGTAATAGACAAATTTGGCTGGTTAGATTGCCAATGTTTTTAGCTGAAACTTGGAGAGATAGAAATAATTTGCATGGTCAAGAATTAGGTAAGATTAGAATTAATAAAGATGGTAGTAAGATCAAATTGATGTTGAATGAAAACGATAATGATACAATACCGCATGAATACGATTTGGAATTGACAAAGAAGATTGTTGagaatgaatatatatttacagaacaaaatttgaagaagtatCAGCAACGTGAAAAGGAATTAGCAGCTGATCCAGAAAAGCAGAAACAGGCCTTTTTAAGGAAACAAGAAcgtgaagaagaattgaagaagaaacaacaGCAAATGAAACGTAAGAATAATAGAAGACGATTTAATCATAGAGTTATGACGGACAGAGACGGTAGAGATAGATATATTCCATATGTGAAGACTATTCCTAAGAAAACAGCTATTGTAGGAACAGTATGTCATGAATGTCAAGTTATGCCATCAATGAATGATCCTAACTATAACAAAATTGTggaacaaagaagaaatattgtCAAGTCTAACAATAAGGAGAGAATTACTACATTGGAGGAGACTGTTGGTGTTACCATGCGTCATGCCGGTATGTCTATGAAATCTGATACATCGAATTTCTTAAAGGTTGGTCGTGAAAAGACTAAGAGTAACATTAAATCGATCCGTATGCcaaaaaaggaaattttgGATTATTTGTTCAAATTATTCGATGAATACGACTATTGGTCTTTGAAAGGTCTAAAGGAACGTACCAGACAACCGGAAGctcatttgaaagaatgTTTGGATAAAGTTGCCATCTTGGTTAAGAAAGGGCCATACGCTTTCAAATACACCTTAAAACCTgaatataagaaattaaaggaggaagaaagaaaagcTACTCTTGGGGAACTTGCTGATGACCAAGGGAATGCTATCAGTGGTAGAGATCAATTGTTGCAGAGACAGCAACAAGAGGACGatgctgaagaagaggCAGAAGATGAGATTGAAATGGAGGATGTTGTTTGA
- the ERG26 gene encoding sterol-4-alpha-carboxylate 3-dehydrogenase (decarboxylating) (ancestral locus Anc_4.126): MSEISSVLLIGGSGFLGLHLIQQFYELSPRPSIHVFDVRPLPEKLSNQFTFKLDDIQVHIGDLTSFEDVQKAIKVSGANVVVHSASPMHGQNKEIYDLVNVKGTRNVIDVCKNTNVNILVYTSSAGVIFNGQDVHNADERWPIPEVPMDAYNETKFTAEDMVLKSNDPENGFLTVALRPAGIFGPGDRQLVPGLRAVAKLGQSKFQLGDNNNLFDWTYAGNVADSHVLAAQRLLDPATAKEVSGEAFFITNDTPTYFWSLARTVWKADGHIDKNVIVLKRPVAILAGYLSEFFSKLLGKEPGLTPFRVKIVCASRYHNIAKAKKLLGYEPRVDIEEGIKRTLAWMDEDL; this comes from the coding sequence ATGtctgaaatttcttcagtTCTCCTAATAGGTGGATCTGGATTTCTAGGTCTACACTTAATACAACAATTCTATGAACTTTCGCCTCGACCAAGTATTCACGTATTCGATGTGAGACCTCTGCCAGAAAAACTTTCCAATCAGTTCACTTTCAAGTTGGATGATATACAAGTCCATATTGGTGACTTAACATCCTTTGAAGATGTACAAAAAGCAATAAAGGTCAGTGGTGCCAATGTGGTAGTGCATTCTGCATCACCTATGCATGGTCAAAACAAGGAAATATACGATCTGGTTAACGTTAAGGGTACCAGAAATGTCATTGATGTTTGCAAGAACACCAATGTTAACATCTTGGTTTATACATCATCTGCCGGTGTTATATTTAACGGACAAGATGTTCATAATGCGGATGAAAGATGGCCAATCCCTGAAGTACCCATGGATGCGTATAATGAAACGAAATTTACAGCAGAAGACATGGTACTAAAATCAAATGATCCTGAAAATGGATTTTTAACAGTGGCGTTACGTCCTGCCGGCATTTTTGGTCCCGGTGATAGACAATTGGTCCCTGGGTTAAGAGCTGTGGCTAAACTTGGTCAGTCAAAGTTCCAATTGggtgataataataacttATTTGATTGGACATATGCAGGTAATGTAGCAGATTCACATGTTTTGGCAGCACAAAGGTTATTGGATCCAGCTACTGCAAAAGAGGTCTCTGGTGAGGCATTTTTCATTACTAATGATACACCTACATATTTTTGGTCTTTAGCCAGAACGGTTTGGAAGGCTGATGGACATATTGACAAGAATGTTATTGTATTAAAGAGACCAGTGGCTATATTGGCTGGTTACTTATCCgaatttttttccaaattattgGGGAAAGAACCTGGTTTGACACCGTTTAGAGTTAAAATAGTGTGTGCATCGCGTTATCATAACATTGCGAAGGCCAAGAAGTTGCTAGGTTATGAACCAAGGGTTGATATCGAAGAAGGGATTAAAAGAACATTGGCTTGGATGGATGAAGACTTGTAA